The Sphingobacterium bambusae genome includes a window with the following:
- a CDS encoding vWA domain-containing protein has product MKKAERNKGFVFKQYEEPFQTPFDKLFDIFMELITHTSGDFDEAIDWLRQLDREFKLTTPDYTIDDFIEDLKSKGYIKERLQPDGTGGVDISSKLEKALRQSALEQIFGKMRKGNAGNHKTKHSGSSDESTGDLRSYQYGDNLDKIAMTESLKNAQVNHGLGDFSLSENDLVVEDTQFKSQMSTVLMIDISHSMILYGEDRITPAKKVAMALSELILTRYPKDSLDVIVFGNDAWPIAIHDLPYLQVGPFHTNTVAGVQLALDILRRKRHANKQIFMITDGKPSCLNMPDGSYYKNPMGLDPFITSKCYSMAAQARKLGIPITTFMITSDPYLQEFVDEFTESNRGKAYYTGLGNLGEMIFADYEDNRKKRIR; this is encoded by the coding sequence ATGAAAAAAGCGGAAAGAAATAAAGGCTTTGTCTTTAAACAATATGAAGAGCCTTTCCAAACGCCTTTTGATAAGTTGTTCGACATCTTTATGGAGCTTATCACCCATACGTCGGGCGATTTCGACGAAGCGATCGATTGGTTGCGGCAGCTGGATCGGGAGTTTAAGTTAACGACTCCAGACTATACCATTGACGATTTTATAGAGGACCTCAAAAGCAAAGGTTACATCAAGGAGCGTTTGCAGCCCGACGGTACCGGCGGCGTGGATATCAGCTCGAAGTTGGAAAAGGCGTTGCGTCAAAGCGCGCTCGAGCAAATTTTCGGTAAGATGCGCAAAGGCAATGCCGGTAATCACAAGACCAAGCATAGTGGAAGCAGCGATGAGAGCACCGGCGATCTGCGCAGCTATCAGTATGGCGACAACCTCGACAAGATTGCCATGACCGAAAGCCTCAAAAATGCACAGGTGAACCATGGTTTGGGCGATTTCAGCCTTTCGGAGAACGATCTGGTGGTGGAAGATACGCAGTTTAAGTCGCAGATGAGCACCGTACTCATGATCGATATCAGCCATAGCATGATCTTGTATGGTGAAGATCGCATCACGCCGGCCAAGAAGGTGGCCATGGCGCTGTCCGAGCTTATCCTTACGCGCTACCCCAAAGATTCGCTAGATGTCATTGTCTTCGGCAATGACGCCTGGCCTATTGCCATCCACGATCTTCCCTACCTGCAGGTAGGCCCATTCCACACCAACACGGTGGCGGGCGTGCAGCTGGCCTTGGATATTTTGCGGCGCAAGCGTCATGCCAACAAGCAGATCTTTATGATCACGGATGGAAAGCCTAGCTGCCTCAACATGCCGGATGGCAGTTACTACAAAAATCCGATGGGCCTTGATCCCTTTATCACCAGCAAGTGCTACAGTATGGCGGCGCAGGCGCGTAAGTTGGGTATTCCTATCACCACGTTTATGATCACTTCCGACCCCTACTTGCAGGAGTTTGTCGATGAGTTTACGGAGTCTAATAGGGGTAAGGCTTATTATACTGGACTAGGCAACCTCGGCGAGATGATCTTCGCCGATTACGAAGACAACCGCAAGAAACGTATCCGCTAA
- a CDS encoding magnesium chelatase, with protein sequence MNYTTIKTFGELKAAGYTSLSIKEELRQNLIAKISKGETVFEGVHGYEDTVIPELERAILSKHNINLLGLRGQAKTRLARLMVNLLDEYIPVVEGSEINDDPFHPISRYAVELLQEQGDSTPISWLHRSERFAEKLATPDVTVADLIGDVDPIKAANLRLSYADDRVIHFGMIPRANRSIFVINELPDLQARIQVALFNILQEGDIQIRGFKLRLPLDLQFVFTANPEDYTNRGSIVTPLKDRIGSQILTHYPRSVEVAKTITQQEAGLDEAQKAHIYVPELARDILEQISFEARQSEFIDAKSGVSARMGITAFQNLLSTAELRMLRNGDSHTAVRLGDFLGIIPAITGKVELLYEGEQEGASTVAITLIEGAVKSLFPTLFPKIEKLERENERYPYDDIIRWFADAEGIQLPDELTDAAYQTALLQVEPLQQLIAKYQPDTPQEDIYFLSEFVLWGLTLFNKLSKYRVDNGLQFQDTFQGYLRNNL encoded by the coding sequence ATGAATTATACAACAATCAAGACTTTCGGCGAGCTAAAAGCAGCGGGATACACTTCCCTAAGCATCAAAGAAGAACTGCGCCAAAACCTTATCGCGAAGATTAGCAAGGGCGAAACGGTTTTCGAGGGCGTGCATGGCTATGAAGATACGGTTATCCCCGAGCTCGAGCGGGCTATCTTGTCTAAGCACAACATCAACCTACTGGGACTTCGTGGGCAGGCGAAAACGCGCTTGGCGCGACTTATGGTCAACCTGTTAGACGAGTATATTCCCGTGGTGGAGGGCTCGGAGATCAATGACGATCCTTTCCATCCCATTTCGCGTTACGCCGTGGAGCTGCTGCAAGAGCAGGGCGACAGCACGCCCATCAGTTGGTTGCACCGCAGTGAGCGCTTTGCCGAGAAGCTGGCGACGCCAGATGTAACCGTGGCCGACCTGATCGGCGACGTGGATCCCATCAAGGCGGCCAATCTACGACTCAGCTATGCCGACGATCGGGTGATTCACTTTGGCATGATCCCGCGAGCCAACCGGTCGATTTTCGTTATCAACGAGCTGCCCGATCTGCAGGCGCGCATTCAGGTGGCGCTGTTCAACATCTTGCAGGAGGGCGATATTCAGATTCGCGGCTTCAAGCTGCGCCTGCCGCTCGACCTGCAGTTTGTCTTCACCGCCAATCCGGAAGATTACACCAATCGGGGTAGTATTGTCACACCGCTGAAAGACCGCATAGGTTCGCAAATCTTGACGCACTACCCGCGTTCGGTGGAGGTCGCCAAAACTATCACGCAGCAGGAGGCTGGGCTAGATGAGGCGCAGAAAGCACATATCTATGTGCCTGAGCTGGCGCGAGATATCCTCGAGCAAATAAGCTTTGAGGCACGACAGAGCGAGTTTATCGACGCTAAAAGTGGTGTCAGCGCCCGCATGGGTATCACTGCCTTCCAAAATCTGTTGAGCACGGCCGAGTTACGCATGCTGCGCAATGGCGATAGCCACACGGCGGTGCGCCTCGGCGACTTCCTCGGCATCATCCCTGCCATCACGGGCAAGGTAGAGCTGCTCTACGAGGGCGAGCAGGAGGGGGCTTCCACAGTGGCCATCACGCTGATCGAAGGTGCCGTCAAAAGTTTGTTCCCTACGCTGTTCCCCAAGATCGAAAAGCTGGAACGCGAAAACGAGCGCTATCCTTACGATGATATCATCCGTTGGTTTGCCGATGCAGAGGGAATTCAATTGCCGGATGAGCTTACCGATGCCGCTTATCAAACGGCTTTATTACAAGTAGAGCCCTTGCAACAGCTGATCGCCAAATACCAGCCTGATACGCCGCAGGAAGATATTTATTTCTTGAGCGAATTTGTGCTTTGGGGATTAACGCTCTTCAATAAATTAAGCAAGTATCGGGTGGATAATGGGCTGCAATTTCAGGATACCTTCCAAGGATATTTAAGGAATAATTTGTAG
- a CDS encoding tetratricopeptide repeat-containing sensor histidine kinase, producing the protein MKPYLYYFFVFILVSCSKKEVPKVLSSQDAFSDMAYEFHAKDMHDSAFFYFSKAKDVFIESNDSINVANCYIAMAIIGKDLGDYFGSQELSLKALDYLDESNEKHHPYLGSNYNALANATYNLKDYGRAIDFYEKALAFSPDTTIGVAIENNLAVTYQYLHRYKEAFEVYRRLLQQTRNNPKEYARVTSNFAKAQWQKDSTFNAVPDFLTALHIRQRLGDRLGQNASFAHLADYYANNQADSALYYARQQYDIVKTLHNPDDQIKALYRLVVLSPTEESKRYFERYTYLTDSIQQARAAAKNQFALIRYEVEKNKADNLRLQKDNAEKTNRLIGLSIVFLFLSIGGVLWYKKRKQRLELEAQNRVKETQLHLSKKIHDVVANGLYRVMTEFEYKEDIDREGMLDKLDYMYNQSRDISHDVEQQTITKIAYHEEIAALLKSFAHDNRRILIVGNDGEQWEAVGKRAKEEIKHVLQELMVNMRKHSQADQVLIRFERVDGQLHIYYNDNGQGLPAKKTSGKGLSNTVSRIESLGGNITFVSEPGEGLRVTASIPLL; encoded by the coding sequence TTGAAACCATATTTATACTATTTCTTTGTTTTTATCCTTGTTTCTTGCTCAAAGAAGGAAGTGCCAAAAGTTCTTTCATCTCAGGATGCTTTCTCTGACATGGCCTACGAATTTCATGCGAAGGACATGCATGATAGTGCTTTCTTTTATTTCAGCAAAGCCAAAGATGTATTTATTGAATCGAATGATAGTATAAATGTTGCCAATTGTTATATCGCTATGGCTATTATCGGGAAAGACCTTGGTGATTATTTTGGCTCGCAGGAATTATCGCTTAAAGCATTAGATTATTTAGATGAAAGCAATGAGAAACACCATCCCTATTTAGGCTCAAACTATAATGCTCTTGCCAACGCTACATATAATTTGAAAGATTATGGAAGAGCCATAGATTTTTATGAAAAGGCTTTAGCTTTCTCTCCAGATACGACAATCGGTGTAGCTATCGAAAACAATTTAGCGGTAACCTACCAATATTTGCATCGCTATAAAGAAGCATTCGAGGTATATCGTCGCTTACTGCAACAAACTAGAAATAATCCGAAGGAATATGCGCGCGTCACTTCAAATTTTGCGAAGGCACAATGGCAAAAGGATAGTACTTTTAATGCGGTTCCCGATTTTTTAACAGCGCTACATATCCGTCAGCGCCTAGGCGATCGTCTGGGGCAGAACGCCAGTTTTGCTCATCTTGCAGATTATTATGCTAACAATCAAGCAGACTCTGCTTTGTACTACGCTCGGCAACAATATGATATTGTTAAAACATTGCATAATCCAGATGACCAGATTAAAGCGTTGTATAGGTTGGTTGTACTTAGTCCGACGGAAGAATCAAAGCGCTATTTTGAGAGATACACATATCTCACTGACAGCATCCAACAAGCTCGCGCTGCCGCTAAAAACCAATTCGCCTTGATCCGCTATGAAGTTGAAAAAAACAAGGCCGACAATCTACGCCTGCAAAAGGACAATGCCGAGAAAACCAATCGTCTTATTGGTCTTTCCATCGTTTTCCTGTTTCTTAGTATCGGCGGTGTTCTGTGGTATAAAAAGCGAAAACAACGGCTAGAGCTGGAGGCCCAGAACCGGGTTAAAGAAACGCAGCTTCATCTGTCCAAGAAAATCCACGATGTAGTGGCTAATGGCCTTTACCGCGTCATGACCGAGTTTGAATATAAAGAGGATATTGATCGGGAGGGGATGCTCGATAAGCTGGATTATATGTACAACCAGTCTCGCGATATTTCCCACGATGTGGAGCAGCAGACCATCACCAAGATAGCCTATCATGAAGAAATAGCAGCCCTACTCAAGTCTTTTGCGCATGATAACCGACGCATACTAATCGTGGGCAATGATGGCGAGCAATGGGAAGCTGTGGGTAAGCGAGCCAAAGAGGAGATCAAGCACGTGTTGCAAGAACTTATGGTCAATATGCGCAAGCATAGTCAGGCGGATCAAGTGCTGATACGTTTTGAAAGAGTGGACGGACAGCTGCATATCTATTACAATGATAACGGTCAGGGCTTGCCTGCGAAAAAAACTAGTGGAAAAGGTTTGTCTAATACGGTTTCCCGTATAGAAAGCCTTGGTGGCAACATTACTTTTGTCAGTGAACCGGGAGAAGGGCTACGCGTAACGGCCAGTATCCCATTACTCTAA
- a CDS encoding response regulator, whose product MFKKVLIAEDHDTENIAVQITLRDLGVENPKYVYYCDHAFNWIKNAIRDGEPYDLLITDIEFEADGNVQEISDGLALIKAVKEIQPEIKTIVFTGKDRSTTINEMFKAGLLDGHVVKARRGGQHLREAIQAAFQNRLYQSPDIQKIVQERNSHEFTQFDMHIIKLLYEGISQKEMPEYLRQREIRPSSLSSIEKRLNLMKDVFGFTKNEQLVAHCKELKLI is encoded by the coding sequence ATGTTTAAAAAAGTACTCATTGCCGAAGATCATGATACCGAAAATATTGCGGTACAGATCACCCTTCGCGATCTCGGGGTCGAAAATCCGAAATATGTCTACTATTGCGATCACGCCTTCAATTGGATCAAGAATGCCATTCGCGATGGCGAACCGTATGATCTATTGATTACCGATATTGAATTTGAGGCTGACGGCAACGTACAGGAGATCTCTGATGGGCTAGCGTTGATTAAGGCTGTGAAAGAAATACAGCCCGAGATCAAGACGATTGTCTTTACTGGAAAGGATAGGTCTACCACCATCAATGAGATGTTTAAAGCCGGTTTGCTCGACGGACATGTTGTCAAAGCACGTCGTGGTGGCCAACACCTGCGGGAGGCTATCCAGGCTGCCTTTCAAAATAGATTGTATCAGTCTCCGGATATTCAGAAGATCGTGCAGGAGCGAAATTCGCATGAGTTCACCCAGTTTGATATGCACATTATTAAGCTGTTGTATGAAGGCATTTCGCAAAAGGAGATGCCCGAGTATCTGCGGCAACGCGAAATCCGGCCCTCCAGCCTAAGCAGCATCGAGAAGCGATTAAATCTTATGAAGGATGTCTTCGGCTTCACCAAAAATGAGCAACTCGTTGCGCACTGCAAAGAGTTGAAGCTTATTTAA